The following are encoded in a window of Rosa chinensis cultivar Old Blush chromosome 4, RchiOBHm-V2, whole genome shotgun sequence genomic DNA:
- the LOC112197462 gene encoding putative E3 ubiquitin-protein ligase XBAT35 isoform X1, whose protein sequence is MGLQQSKDELLYDQVSYGNVEGIKTLRTQGAGLEFIDRDGKTPLIVACMNPGLTNVAKTLIDLGADVNVYRPGRHAGTPLHHAAKRGLEETVNLLLSRGANALIVNDDCQSPLDVARAKGQSAVVRAIERHICLFSGWLRELYGPGFLELLAPKLVSRKVWVVVLPCGSRKPTMPYKLELAIYSSMQDAQPRTVIGLWKVNLEEPKSQLSDPSVIIHDISTIPRGRRRRQRHQKLRQARIRLASGNETDRQQLQWFSNACKGIPQAQPAFLGNNNPATAPPATAEDIELAIALSASLHSASQERPPFPDAHPINESIASSSSSTSTNASNLNGWSTSTNTGSYNGWDATIAAASPKVSSSDWSGVQTGPVGGSSGHANIQEISPTQTTTTPDLVVSASTQSAAIPSVPPPSAPPVLDESLDEYPIHYPSIDDSPIDLSNPSAQSIPHTVDEKKGDGASSSCVICLDAPVEGACIPCGHMAGCMSCLTEIKGKKWGCPVCRAKIEQVVRLYAV, encoded by the exons ATGGGGCTTCAGCAATCCAAAGATGAGCTTCTCTACGACCAAGTCAGCTATGGCAACGTCGAAGGGATCAAAACCCTTCGCACCCAAGGCGCAGGCCTCGAG TTTATTGATAGGGATGGCAAGACCCCTTTGATTGTGGCTTGTATGAATCCTGGGCTTACCAATGTTGCCAAGACCTTGATTGACCTCGGTGCAGATGTCAATGTTTATCGCCCCG GTCGGCATGCCGGGACTCCTCTGCATCATGCAGCTAAGAGAGGGCTCGAAGAGACTGTCAATTTACTTCTTTCGCGCGGAG CGAATGCGTTGATCGTGAATGATGACTGTCAGAGCCCTCTTGATGTTGCTAGAGCAAAAGGGCAGAGTGCTGTTGTCCGCGCAATTGAG AGGCATATTTGCTTGTTCTCGGGTTGGTTGCGCGAGTTGTATGGTCCTGGATTTCTGGAACTACTTGCTCCGAAGTTGGTTTCAAGAAAAGT TTGGGTTGTTGTTTTGCCATGTGGTTCCCGCAAACCTACCATGCCTTACAAGTTGGAGCTTGCCATATATTCTAGTATGCAG GATGCTCAACCACGTACAGTTATTGGATTGTGGAAAGTCAATCTGGAAGAACCAAAATCTCAACTGTCTGATCCTTCGGTTATAATTCATGATATCTCCACAA TCCCACGAGGCAGGAGGCGGAGACAAAGGCATCAAAAACTTAGGC AAGCACGCATCAGACTTGCATCTGGAAATGAAACTGACAGGCAACAACTTCAGTGGTTTAGCAATGCATGCAAAGGAATTCCACAG GCACAACCTGCATTTTTGGGTAATAACAATCCAGCAACTGCACCACCAGCAACTGCAGAAGATATAGAGTTGGCCATTGCTCTCAGCGCCTCCCTTCATTCTGCTTCACAGGAGAGACCACCCTTTCCGGATGCACACCCAATCAATGAATCAATTGCCTCAAGTAGCTCCAGTACCTCTACAAATGCTTCTAACTTGAATGGTTGGAGTACGTCCACAAACACTGGCAGCTACAACGGTTGGGATGCAACAATTGCAGCTGCTTCTCCAAAAGTAAGTAGCAGCGACTGGTCAGGGGTTCAAACTGGCCCAGTTGGTGGCTCAAGTGGACATGCAAACATCCAGGAAATATCTCCTACCCAGACAACTACTACCCCAGATTTAGTCGTATCAGCTTCAACACAATCAGCTGCAATCCCATCAGTTCCACCCCCATCAGCTCCACCAGTTCTAGATGAAAGTCTAGATGAATATCCTATCCACTATCCATCAATTGATGACAGCCCTATTGATCTATCAAACCCAAGTGCTCAAAGTATACCTCATACAGTCGATGAAAAGAAAGGTGATGGAGCCTCTTCTTCATGTGTGATTTGTTTAGATGCACCAGTTGAAGGAGCTTGCATCCCATGTGGCCATATGGCTGGATGCATGTCTTGTTTGACTGAGATTAAGGGTAAGAAATGGGGCTGTCCTGTCTGCCGAGCTAAGATTGAACAGGTTGTAAGGCTCTATGCTGTATGA
- the LOC112197462 gene encoding putative E3 ubiquitin-protein ligase XBAT35 isoform X2 translates to MGLQQSKDELLYDQVSYGNVEGIKTLRTQGAGLEFIDRDGKTPLIVACMNPGLTNVAKTLIDLGADVNVYRPGRHAGTPLHHAAKRGLEETVNLLLSRGANALIVNDDCQSPLDVARAKGQSAVVRAIERHICLFSGWLRELYGPGFLELLAPKLVSRKVWVVVLPCGSRKPTMPYKLELAIYSSMQDAQPRTVIGLWKVNLEEPKSQLSDPSVIIHDISTKARIRLASGNETDRQQLQWFSNACKGIPQAQPAFLGNNNPATAPPATAEDIELAIALSASLHSASQERPPFPDAHPINESIASSSSSTSTNASNLNGWSTSTNTGSYNGWDATIAAASPKVSSSDWSGVQTGPVGGSSGHANIQEISPTQTTTTPDLVVSASTQSAAIPSVPPPSAPPVLDESLDEYPIHYPSIDDSPIDLSNPSAQSIPHTVDEKKGDGASSSCVICLDAPVEGACIPCGHMAGCMSCLTEIKGKKWGCPVCRAKIEQVVRLYAV, encoded by the exons ATGGGGCTTCAGCAATCCAAAGATGAGCTTCTCTACGACCAAGTCAGCTATGGCAACGTCGAAGGGATCAAAACCCTTCGCACCCAAGGCGCAGGCCTCGAG TTTATTGATAGGGATGGCAAGACCCCTTTGATTGTGGCTTGTATGAATCCTGGGCTTACCAATGTTGCCAAGACCTTGATTGACCTCGGTGCAGATGTCAATGTTTATCGCCCCG GTCGGCATGCCGGGACTCCTCTGCATCATGCAGCTAAGAGAGGGCTCGAAGAGACTGTCAATTTACTTCTTTCGCGCGGAG CGAATGCGTTGATCGTGAATGATGACTGTCAGAGCCCTCTTGATGTTGCTAGAGCAAAAGGGCAGAGTGCTGTTGTCCGCGCAATTGAG AGGCATATTTGCTTGTTCTCGGGTTGGTTGCGCGAGTTGTATGGTCCTGGATTTCTGGAACTACTTGCTCCGAAGTTGGTTTCAAGAAAAGT TTGGGTTGTTGTTTTGCCATGTGGTTCCCGCAAACCTACCATGCCTTACAAGTTGGAGCTTGCCATATATTCTAGTATGCAG GATGCTCAACCACGTACAGTTATTGGATTGTGGAAAGTCAATCTGGAAGAACCAAAATCTCAACTGTCTGATCCTTCGGTTATAATTCATGATATCTCCACAA AAGCACGCATCAGACTTGCATCTGGAAATGAAACTGACAGGCAACAACTTCAGTGGTTTAGCAATGCATGCAAAGGAATTCCACAG GCACAACCTGCATTTTTGGGTAATAACAATCCAGCAACTGCACCACCAGCAACTGCAGAAGATATAGAGTTGGCCATTGCTCTCAGCGCCTCCCTTCATTCTGCTTCACAGGAGAGACCACCCTTTCCGGATGCACACCCAATCAATGAATCAATTGCCTCAAGTAGCTCCAGTACCTCTACAAATGCTTCTAACTTGAATGGTTGGAGTACGTCCACAAACACTGGCAGCTACAACGGTTGGGATGCAACAATTGCAGCTGCTTCTCCAAAAGTAAGTAGCAGCGACTGGTCAGGGGTTCAAACTGGCCCAGTTGGTGGCTCAAGTGGACATGCAAACATCCAGGAAATATCTCCTACCCAGACAACTACTACCCCAGATTTAGTCGTATCAGCTTCAACACAATCAGCTGCAATCCCATCAGTTCCACCCCCATCAGCTCCACCAGTTCTAGATGAAAGTCTAGATGAATATCCTATCCACTATCCATCAATTGATGACAGCCCTATTGATCTATCAAACCCAAGTGCTCAAAGTATACCTCATACAGTCGATGAAAAGAAAGGTGATGGAGCCTCTTCTTCATGTGTGATTTGTTTAGATGCACCAGTTGAAGGAGCTTGCATCCCATGTGGCCATATGGCTGGATGCATGTCTTGTTTGACTGAGATTAAGGGTAAGAAATGGGGCTGTCCTGTCTGCCGAGCTAAGATTGAACAGGTTGTAAGGCTCTATGCTGTATGA